The following coding sequences are from one Microtus pennsylvanicus isolate mMicPen1 chromosome 1, mMicPen1.hap1, whole genome shotgun sequence window:
- the Hic2 gene encoding hypermethylated in cancer 2 protein — protein sequence MVSGPLALRWCPWAGRRDMGPDMELPSHSKQLLLQLNQQRTKGFLCDVIIMVENSIFRAHKNVLAASSIYFKSLVLHDNLINLDTDMVSSTVFQQILDFIYTGKLLPSDQPSEPNFSTLLTAASYLQLPELAALCRRKLKRAGKPFGPGRVGAAGMGRPTRSQRLSTASVIQARYPGLVDGRKGHPVPQEVPQAKGSDDELFLGSSTQESTHGLGLGGCPTGGEVGLGACSNSTSGSSGGCEQELGLDLSKKSPPLPPTTPGPHLTPEDPAQLSDSQHDSPAPTSASTLPVGNSASFVELGPPPDEPMDLEGAEENHASLLEGQGGQPRKSLRHSARKKDWNKKESVSGSPFDRRETGIKGPNPGEEGEGLGDRVPNGILASSVGGSGPSGSYGEPPYPCKEEEENGKDGSEDSGQSGSEGGSGHPGAHYVYRQEGYETVSYGDNLYVCIPCAKGFPSSEQLNAHVETHTEEELFIKEEGAYETGSGGAEEEAEDLSTPSAAYAAEPRPFKCSVCEKTYKDPATLRQHEKTHWLTRPFPCNICGKMFTQRGTMTRHMRSHLGLKPFACDECGMRFTRQYRLTEHMRVHSGEKPYECQLCGGKFTQQRNLISHLRMHTSPS from the exons ATGGTGTCTGGGCCCCTGGCACTCCG GTGGTGCCCGTGGGCAGGGCGCAGGGACATGGGGCCAGACATGGAGCTGCCCAGCCATTCAAAacagctcctgctgcagctgaACCAGCAGAGGACCAAGGGCTTCCTGTGTGATgtcatcatcatggtggagaactCTATCTTCCGGGCCCACAAGAATGTCCTGGCTGCTAGTAGCATCTACTTCAAGTCCCTGGTCCTGCATGATAACCTCATCAACCTAGATACAGATATGGTTAGTTCCACCGTGTTCCAGCAGATACTGGACTTCATCTACACGGGCAAGCTGCTGCCTAGTGACCAGCCATCTGAGCCCAACTTCAGCACTCTCCTCACTGCTGCCAGCTACCTCCAGCTGCCTGAGTTGGCAGCCCTCTGCCGCCGCAAACTGAAGCGAGCTGGCAAGCCCTTTGGCCCTGGCCGAGTGGGCGCTGCTGGTATGGGGCGACCAACCCGTAGTCAGCGGCTATCCACAGCCTCTGTCATCCAGGCTCGGTATCCAGGGCTTGTAGATGGGCGCAAAGGACACCCTGTTCCCCAAGAGGTCCCTCAGGCCAAAGGATCAGATGATGAGCTTTTTCTGGGCAGTTCTACCCAGGAGAGCACACATGGCCTGGGCCTGGGGGGCTGCCCAACTGGTGGGGAGGTGGGCCTGGGGGCTTGTAGCAACAGCACCAGTGGGAGCAGTGGGGGCTGTGAGCAGGAACTGGGTCTGGATCTGTCTAAGAAGAGTCCTCCCTTACCTCCTACAACCCCTGGCCCCCACCTCACTCCTGAGGACCCTGCCCAGCTGAGTGACAGCCAGCATGACTCACCTGCACCCACTTCAGCCTCCACGCTGCCTGTTGGCAACAGTGCCTCATTTGTTGAGCTAGGGCCCCCTCCTGATGAGCCCATGGATCTGGAAGGGGCTGAAGAAAACCACGCGAGTCTGCTGGAAGGACAGGGCGGGCAACCTCGCAAGAGCCTACGGCATTCAGCCCGCAAAAAAGATTGGAACAAAAAGGAGTCTGTGTCTGGGTCCCCATTTGACCGGAGAGAAACTGGGATTAAGGGTCCCAACCCAGGGGAAGAAGGTGAGGGGCTTGGGGACAGGGTTCCCAATGGCATTTTGGCCAGCAGTGTTGGTGGAAGTGGCCCCAGTGGGTCGTATGGGGAGCCGCCATACCCCtgcaaggaagaagaggagaatggcAAAGATGGGAGCGAGGACAGTGGGCAGAGTGGGAGTGAGGGGGGCAGTGGCCACCCTGGTGCCCACTATGTGTACCGGCAGGAAGGCTATGAGACAGTGTCGTATGGAGACAACCTCTATGTGTGCATCCCTTGCGCCAAGGGCTTCCCCAGCTCCGAGCAGCTTAATGCTCACgtggagacacacacagaggaggagtTGTTCATCAAGGAAGAAGGAGCTTATGAGACCGGCAGTGGGGGTGcagaggaggaggctgaggaCCTGTCAACACCTAGTGCAGCCTATGCAGCTGAGCCCCGTCCTTTCAAGTGCTCAGTCTGTGAGAAGACCTACAAGGACCCGGCCACACTGCGGCAACATGAGAAGACACACTGGTTGACGCGGCCCTTCCCCTGTAACATCTGTGGCAAGATGTTCACACAGCGAGGCACTATGACACGCCACATGCGGAGCCACTTGGGCCTGAAGCCCTTTGCCTGCGATGAGTGTGGCATGCGCTTTACCCGCCAGTACCGCCTCACAGAGCACATGCGTGTGCACTCAGGTGAGAAACCCTATGAGTGCCAGCTCTGTGGGGGCAAGTTCACCCAGCAGCGCAACCTCATCAGCCACCTGCGCATGCACACCTCCCCTTCCTAG